GCGGCGGGCGCCGCAGTCCCCCGACATGCTCAGGGCCGTCCTCAGCGCCACGCCGCGGGCGCAGATCGCCGATTACCCGAAGATGTCGGCGATCATCCAGGCGAACCTACAGGCCGCGCTGACCAACCAGATCCCCGGCGATGAAGCGGTGAAGCGGATGGCCCGCGAGATCCGCGCCCTCCTCGCGCAGTAGCGTGGCCACGCGGCTCGGGCGGGGGCCCGCGGTCGCACGGACCGGCGGGGCGGCCCGGGTCTTGCAGCGCTGGGCAACCGGCCGGCTCACGGACTCCGAGCTGGCGGCCGCACTGTTGCTCCCATGCTTGATGTTCCTCGCGACCTTCGCCTTTTACCCGATCTTGAACGCGTTCTGGACGAGCGTGCACCGGCTGCGGCTCGATCAGCCGCAGGCGGGGGTGCCGTTCGTGGGGCTGCGCAACTTCGCGCGAGCGTTTGAGGATCCCGACGCGTGGCACGCGATCCAGGTCACGCTCGCCTACGTGGGAGTGACCGTTGCGGTCCAGTTCCTGCTGGGCCTGGGAATCGCCCTCGTGATCAACCGCACGGTGCGCGCCAAAGGGTTCGTACGCGCGGTCACGCTACTGCCGTGGACGCTCGCGCCGGCCCTCGCCGGCCAGATGTGGCGGTGGCTCTTCAACGACTCCGCGGGCGTGATCAACGACCTGCTGCACCGCGTTCACCTGATCAGCCGGCCGATCATCTGGCTGGGCGTGCCCTCGCTCGCGTTCGCGGCGGTGGCGACCGCCGCCTCGTGGGGCGCCGCGTCGTACATGGCGTTGATTCTGCTGGCAGGGCTGCAGAGCATCCCCGAGGATCTGTACGAGGCCGCGAGTATCGACGGCGCCTCGCCGCGGCGCGCCTTCTTCGCCGTCACCCTTCCCCTGCTGCAAAGCGCAATCATGGTCTCCCTCGTCCTCAGGACGCTGGGGGCGCTGCAGGCGTTCGACATCGTCTTTCCAATGACCGGCGGCGGGCCGGGCCACGCGACCGAGACCTTCGCCATGTACGTCTACGAAAACACGTTCCAGTACCTCGACTTCGGCTACGGCGCCGCGCTCTCAGTGATCCTGCTCATCCTGGCGCTCGGGTTCGCCGGGACCTACTATCGCGTGCTGGCGCCGA
Above is a genomic segment from bacterium containing:
- a CDS encoding sugar ABC transporter permease, which encodes MATRLGRGPAVARTGGAARVLQRWATGRLTDSELAAALLLPCLMFLATFAFYPILNAFWTSVHRLRLDQPQAGVPFVGLRNFARAFEDPDAWHAIQVTLAYVGVTVAVQFLLGLGIALVINRTVRAKGFVRAVTLLPWTLAPALAGQMWRWLFNDSAGVINDLLHRVHLISRPIIWLGVPSLAFAAVATAASWGAASYMALILLAGLQSIPEDLYEAASIDGASPRRAFFAVTLPLLQSAIMVSLVLRTLGALQAFDIVFPMTGGGPGHATETFAMYVYENTFQYLDFGYGAALSVILLILALGFAGTYYRVLAPRE